A single region of the Pseudomonas sp. VD-NE ins genome encodes:
- a CDS encoding Gfo/Idh/MocA family oxidoreductase, with protein MNSPLRIALIGAGNMGQQHYRHLQTLNEATLCAVADPGPQAAGLAAEWGIRHFADHRQMLEQIRPDAVIVANPNNQHVSTALDCLAAGVPVLLEKPVGVHLDEARELVSAVKSSGVPVLVGHHRRHNPLIVRAHELVQSGALGRLTTVTALFQLRKPDSYFEIPWRREPGAGMLLTNLIHDLDLLRHLCGEVRSVQAITDNSVRGFANEDSAAVLLQFEGGTLGTLCGSDAVAAPWSWELDSGENPVYPRQADQPCYLLAGTAGALSIPQLKRWHYAADQVDAGWHEPLLVVEESYNGEEALRLQLQHFVRVARREVEPLVSAADGARTLALIEAIREAAATGRASAPALIEA; from the coding sequence TTGAATTCGCCCCTTCGAATCGCCTTGATCGGCGCCGGCAACATGGGCCAGCAACATTATCGGCATCTGCAAACCCTCAACGAAGCGACGCTGTGCGCAGTGGCTGATCCGGGGCCGCAAGCAGCAGGGCTTGCGGCTGAATGGGGTATCAGGCATTTCGCCGATCACCGTCAGATGCTCGAGCAGATCAGGCCAGACGCAGTCATCGTCGCCAATCCGAATAATCAACACGTCAGCACCGCGCTCGATTGTCTGGCGGCGGGTGTGCCGGTGCTTCTGGAGAAGCCGGTCGGGGTGCACCTAGATGAGGCGCGCGAGCTAGTCTCGGCGGTCAAAAGCAGCGGCGTGCCGGTGCTGGTCGGCCATCATCGGCGCCACAACCCGCTGATCGTACGCGCCCATGAGTTGGTACAGAGCGGAGCGCTCGGGCGTTTGACCACGGTCACCGCGCTGTTTCAGTTGCGCAAACCCGACAGTTATTTCGAGATCCCGTGGCGCCGCGAACCGGGCGCCGGGATGTTGCTGACCAATCTGATTCACGACCTCGATCTGCTGCGTCACCTGTGCGGTGAAGTGCGCTCGGTGCAAGCGATCACTGACAACTCAGTGCGCGGTTTCGCCAACGAAGACAGCGCGGCGGTGTTGCTGCAATTCGAGGGTGGCACATTGGGCACATTGTGCGGTTCCGACGCGGTCGCCGCGCCGTGGAGTTGGGAGCTGGATTCCGGCGAGAACCCGGTATATCCGCGCCAGGCCGATCAGCCGTGCTATCTGCTGGCGGGGACTGCCGGCGCCTTGAGCATTCCGCAACTCAAACGCTGGCATTACGCCGCCGATCAGGTCGACGCCGGTTGGCATGAACCGTTGCTAGTGGTCGAAGAGTCCTACAACGGTGAAGAAGCTTTACGCTTGCAGTTACAGCATTTCGTACGCGTGGCGCGGCGTGAAGTCGAGCCACTGGTCAGCGCGGCCGATGGCGCCCGCACCCTTGCGCTGATTGAAGCCATTCGCGAGGCCGCCGCTACCGGTCGAGCCAGCGCCCCTGCACTGATCGAGGCTTGA
- a CDS encoding MFS transporter, with protein MIPSQTSRMAPAMSTATGGIGDKIRGAMAVGKTRWGMLALVFFATTLNYIDRAALGVMQPILAKEMSWTAMDYANINFWFQVGYAIGFVLQGRLIDRVGVKRVFFCAVLLWSLATGAHGLATSAVGFMVCRFILGLTEAANYPACVKTTRLWFPAGERAVATGIFNAGTNVGAMFTPMLLPLVLHVWGWQAAFLCMSALGGIWLLFWGLKYFNPEDHPSVKQSELDYIQKEVEPEQARVPFSKILRMRGTWAFALAYSLTAPVFWFYLYWLPPFLNQQYNLGINVTQMGIPLIIIYVTADFGSVGGGILSSFLIGRGMNSIKARLLSMFLFACCIIGVVMAAGSANLWVAVAAISLAIGAHQAWTANIWSLVMDYTPKHMMSTVFGFGGMCAAIGGMFMTQIVGHILTVTNNNYTVLFTLIPAMYFIALTWMYFMAPRKIPTITE; from the coding sequence ATGATTCCTTCACAGACTTCCCGCATGGCTCCGGCCATGAGCACTGCCACGGGTGGCATCGGCGACAAGATCCGCGGCGCCATGGCTGTCGGCAAGACCCGTTGGGGCATGCTGGCGCTGGTTTTTTTCGCCACTACCCTGAACTACATCGATCGCGCCGCCCTCGGCGTCATGCAGCCCATCCTCGCCAAGGAAATGAGCTGGACGGCGATGGATTACGCCAACATCAACTTCTGGTTTCAGGTTGGCTACGCGATCGGCTTCGTCCTGCAGGGCCGCCTGATCGACAGGGTCGGAGTCAAACGCGTGTTCTTCTGCGCCGTGCTGCTGTGGAGCCTGGCCACCGGTGCCCACGGTCTGGCGACTTCGGCTGTTGGTTTCATGGTCTGCCGGTTCATCCTCGGCCTGACCGAAGCGGCAAACTACCCGGCCTGCGTGAAAACCACGCGCCTGTGGTTCCCGGCCGGCGAACGTGCAGTGGCCACCGGCATCTTCAACGCCGGCACCAACGTTGGCGCGATGTTCACGCCAATGCTGCTGCCCCTGGTCCTGCACGTATGGGGCTGGCAAGCGGCGTTCCTGTGCATGTCGGCACTCGGCGGGATCTGGCTGTTGTTCTGGGGCTTGAAGTACTTCAACCCGGAAGACCATCCGAGCGTTAAGCAGTCCGAGCTGGACTACATCCAGAAAGAAGTCGAACCGGAACAGGCTCGTGTGCCCTTCTCGAAAATCCTCCGTATGCGTGGCACTTGGGCCTTCGCCCTCGCCTACTCGCTGACCGCGCCGGTGTTCTGGTTCTACCTGTACTGGCTGCCGCCGTTTCTCAATCAGCAATACAACCTGGGCATCAACGTCACCCAGATGGGCATTCCGCTGATCATCATCTACGTCACGGCTGACTTCGGTAGCGTCGGCGGGGGCATCTTGTCTTCGTTCCTGATCGGTCGCGGGATGAACTCGATCAAGGCGCGGCTACTGTCGATGTTCCTGTTTGCCTGCTGCATCATCGGCGTGGTCATGGCGGCTGGCTCTGCCAATCTGTGGGTGGCGGTGGCTGCGATTTCTCTGGCGATCGGTGCGCACCAGGCCTGGACGGCGAACATCTGGAGCCTGGTGATGGACTACACGCCCAAGCACATGATGAGCACGGTGTTCGGTTTCGGCGGCATGTGTGCGGCGATTGGCGGGATGTTCATGACCCAGATCGTCGGCCACATCCTCACCGTCACCAACAACAACTACACCGTGTTGTTCACCTTGATCCCGGCGATGTACTTCATTGCGCTGACGTGGATGTACTTCATGGCACCGCGCAAGATTCCTACCATCACCGAGTAA
- the quiC gene encoding 3-dehydroshikimate dehydratase QuiC yields MQRSIATVSLSGTLPEKLEAIAAAGFDGVEIFENDLLYYDGSPREIKQMCADLGIAITLFQPFRDFEGCRRDRLARNLERAERKFDLMQELGTDLVLVCSNASADSVGDQQILVDDLRLLAEHAGKRGLRIGYEALAWGRHVNTYQQVWDIVRQADHPSLGVLLDSFHTLSLKGDPRAIADIPGDKIFFVQMADAPILQMDVLEWSRHFRCFPGQGEFDLPGFLAPIIQSGYTGPLSLEIFNDGFRAAPPRANAADGLRSLLYLEEKTRQRLEQEAQPVANREILFETPKASEYNGIEFLEFAVDESLGAKLSNWLERLGFVKAGQHRSKSVSLLRQGDINLILNSEPYSFAHSFFEAHGPSLCATAVRVKDSASALARAVAYKGQPYRGLVGPNELELAAVRAPDGSLIYLVDEHADVYGTDFNLLADAPARGGLKRIDHMAMALPADSLDSWVLFYKSLLDFEADDEVVLPDPYGLVKSRALRSRDSSIRLPLNISENRNTAISHALSSYRGSGVHHIAFDCDDIFAEVSRAKEAGVPLLDIPLNYYDDLAARFDFDDEFLSELAYYNVLYDRDAQGGELFHVYTEPFEGRFFFEIIQRKNGYAGYGAANVAVRLAAMAKSRSGAVRQAKL; encoded by the coding sequence ATGCAGCGTTCCATTGCCACCGTTTCCTTGAGCGGCACCCTGCCGGAAAAACTCGAAGCCATTGCCGCCGCCGGGTTCGACGGGGTGGAGATTTTTGAAAACGACCTCCTGTACTACGACGGCAGTCCACGGGAAATTAAACAGATGTGCGCCGATCTCGGTATCGCCATCACTCTGTTTCAGCCGTTCCGCGATTTCGAAGGCTGCCGCCGCGATCGCTTGGCGCGCAATCTTGAGCGCGCCGAACGCAAGTTCGACCTGATGCAGGAACTGGGTACCGATCTGGTGCTGGTCTGCAGCAATGCCTCGGCCGACAGCGTCGGCGACCAACAAATTCTGGTCGATGACCTGCGCCTGCTCGCTGAACACGCTGGCAAGCGCGGTTTGCGCATTGGTTACGAAGCGCTGGCATGGGGCCGTCACGTCAACACTTATCAACAGGTCTGGGACATCGTGCGTCAGGCCGATCACCCGAGCCTGGGCGTGTTGCTCGACAGCTTTCATACCTTGTCGTTGAAGGGCGATCCGCGCGCTATCGCCGACATTCCCGGCGACAAGATCTTCTTCGTGCAAATGGCCGACGCACCGATTCTGCAAATGGATGTGCTGGAGTGGAGCCGACATTTCCGCTGCTTCCCGGGACAGGGCGAATTCGATTTGCCGGGGTTCCTCGCGCCGATCATCCAGAGTGGTTACACCGGGCCGTTGTCGCTGGAAATCTTCAATGACGGCTTCCGCGCCGCGCCGCCACGGGCGAATGCCGCCGACGGTTTGCGTTCGCTGCTGTATCTGGAAGAGAAGACTCGCCAGCGTCTGGAGCAGGAAGCCCAGCCTGTGGCCAATCGCGAAATCCTCTTCGAAACACCGAAGGCCAGCGAGTACAACGGCATCGAGTTTCTTGAGTTCGCCGTGGATGAAAGCCTCGGCGCCAAGTTGTCGAACTGGCTGGAGCGCCTCGGTTTCGTCAAGGCCGGGCAGCACCGCTCCAAGAGTGTGAGCTTGCTGCGTCAGGGCGACATCAACCTGATCCTCAACTCCGAACCGTATTCGTTTGCTCACAGCTTTTTCGAGGCTCATGGCCCGTCACTGTGCGCCACCGCTGTGCGGGTCAAGGACAGCGCCAGTGCCTTGGCCCGCGCCGTCGCTTACAAAGGTCAGCCCTATCGTGGACTGGTCGGCCCCAATGAACTGGAGTTGGCGGCGGTGCGCGCACCGGACGGCAGCCTGATTTATCTGGTGGATGAGCACGCCGATGTCTACGGCACCGATTTCAATCTGCTGGCAGATGCGCCCGCCCGTGGCGGTCTCAAGCGTATCGACCACATGGCCATGGCACTGCCGGCCGACAGCCTCGACAGTTGGGTGCTGTTCTACAAGAGCCTGCTGGATTTCGAGGCGGACGATGAAGTGGTACTGCCCGACCCGTACGGGCTGGTGAAGAGCCGCGCACTGCGCAGTCGCGACAGTTCGATCCGCTTGCCGTTGAACATCTCCGAGAACCGCAACACCGCGATCTCCCATGCGCTGTCGAGTTATCGTGGCTCCGGTGTGCACCACATCGCCTTCGATTGTGACGACATCTTCGCCGAAGTCAGCCGCGCCAAAGAGGCTGGTGTGCCGTTGCTGGATATTCCGCTCAACTATTACGACGATCTCGCCGCGCGTTTCGATTTCGACGACGAATTTCTAAGTGAACTGGCCTATTACAACGTTCTGTACGACCGTGATGCGCAGGGCGGCGAGCTGTTCCACGTCTACACCGAACCGTTCGAAGGGCGCTTCTTCTTCGAGATCATCCAGCGCAAGAACGGCTATGCCGGGTATGGCGCGGCGAACGTCGCGGTGCGTCTGGCGGCGATGGCCAAATCTCGCAGTGGTGCAGTGCGCCAGGCGAAGTTGTAG
- a CDS encoding IclR family transcriptional regulator, whose translation MAGSQIERVFSVLEALTSDPRGLPMQTLAEQLDIPKSATHRLLAELIRLGYVRQNAETLRYHLSTKLVAMGFQYLSSSGADIVQPVLDRLAQETGELVRLGVIDGERQTWIAKAQGARTGLRYDPDMGRDAPLFYTASGHAWLACMSDAEALSLVERQAAEVPVGVGPNAPRSNIELLERLRLAREQGYACVEESSAVGTSAIAAVVKHPTDGRVIGVLSIAGPSARMPGARLHELAPLLLTFTEELSAASLASELFI comes from the coding sequence ATGGCCGGCAGTCAGATCGAACGGGTTTTCAGTGTGCTGGAAGCCCTTACCAGTGATCCGCGCGGGCTACCGATGCAGACCCTGGCCGAGCAACTGGATATCCCCAAAAGCGCAACGCACCGCTTGCTCGCCGAGTTGATTCGCTTGGGCTATGTGCGGCAGAACGCGGAAACCTTGCGTTATCACCTGTCGACCAAACTGGTCGCGATGGGCTTCCAGTATTTGTCGAGCAGCGGCGCCGATATCGTCCAGCCAGTGCTTGATCGACTGGCGCAGGAAACCGGTGAACTGGTGCGTTTGGGCGTGATCGATGGCGAGCGCCAGACCTGGATTGCCAAGGCACAAGGCGCGCGCACCGGTCTGCGTTATGACCCGGACATGGGCCGCGATGCGCCGCTGTTCTACACCGCCTCCGGGCATGCGTGGCTGGCGTGCATGAGTGACGCCGAGGCGTTGTCGCTGGTCGAGCGGCAGGCGGCGGAGGTGCCGGTGGGTGTCGGGCCGAATGCGCCGCGCTCCAATATTGAATTGCTCGAGCGACTGCGCCTGGCCCGTGAACAGGGCTATGCCTGTGTCGAGGAGAGTTCGGCCGTGGGGACTTCGGCGATTGCGGCGGTGGTGAAGCATCCAACGGATGGTCGGGTGATTGGCGTGCTGAGTATCGCCGGGCCGAGTGCGCGGATGCCGGGGGCGCGGTTGCATGAGCTGGCGCCGCTGTTGCTGACCTTCACCGAGGAATTATCAGCAGCAAGCCTGGCCTCGGAACTGTTTATCTAA
- a CDS encoding DMT family transporter, with protein MTVSTPLSGVNQPFKGILLIVVATFLFSSHDALSKYLSGFYPIVMVVWARYLVHTLLMAGIFLPQSGLRVLRTKKPLWQLTRALCLLGTSLFFTTALLYIPLAEATAVNFLAPVLVTALSVPLLKERVTRGQWIAVICGFIGVLIIVHPGGELFTPAVLLPFCSALFFCFYQLLTRKLAEVDSPTTSNFFAGLCNTLVMSALVPFFWQVPTLTHAGLMLALGSCGMTAHLFLTQAFRHAAPALLAPFGYCQIVFAGLLGWLLFNHTPSLLTIVGIAVICCSGLAAAWQQSRR; from the coding sequence ATGACCGTCAGCACCCCGCTCTCCGGAGTCAACCAACCTTTCAAGGGGATCTTGCTGATTGTCGTGGCAACCTTCCTGTTCTCCAGTCACGACGCGCTGTCGAAATACCTGTCCGGTTTCTATCCGATCGTGATGGTGGTCTGGGCGCGCTATCTGGTGCACACACTGCTGATGGCGGGGATTTTTCTGCCGCAATCCGGGTTGCGCGTCCTGCGCACCAAGAAGCCGTTATGGCAGTTGACCCGAGCACTTTGCCTACTCGGTACGAGCCTGTTTTTCACCACGGCGCTGCTGTACATCCCGTTGGCGGAAGCCACGGCGGTCAACTTTCTTGCGCCAGTGTTGGTGACCGCATTGTCGGTGCCGCTGCTCAAGGAACGAGTGACGCGCGGGCAATGGATCGCGGTGATCTGCGGCTTTATCGGCGTGCTGATCATCGTCCACCCGGGCGGTGAATTGTTCACCCCGGCGGTGTTGCTGCCGTTCTGCTCGGCGCTGTTTTTCTGTTTCTATCAATTGCTCACGCGCAAGCTCGCCGAAGTGGACAGCCCGACCACCAGCAATTTTTTCGCCGGGTTGTGTAACACGCTGGTGATGAGTGCGCTGGTGCCGTTCTTCTGGCAGGTACCGACGCTGACCCACGCCGGGCTGATGCTGGCGCTGGGCAGTTGCGGGATGACTGCGCATTTGTTTCTGACCCAGGCGTTCCGCCATGCCGCACCCGCACTGCTGGCGCCGTTCGGTTATTGCCAGATTGTGTTTGCGGGGTTGTTGGGCTGGTTGCTGTTCAATCACACGCCGAGCTTGTTGACGATTGTCGGCATTGCGGTGATCTGTTGCAGCGGACTGGCGGCAGCGTGGCAGCAAAGCCGTCGTTGA
- a CDS encoding sugar phosphate isomerase/epimerase, giving the protein MSERILSLASLTVLELSPPQMVEVAARAGYSHVGLRLEPATPEEYHFPLVADGDLRRQTLAQLRDTGIRVLDVEILRLKPQTDVADFEKLLTVGAEFGATELLVAGNDPDEQRLTDNFAALCDLAAPYGLHPHLEFMPWTDARNLEQALRIVENADRENAAVLVDAFHFDRSASRLEDLAEVSVSRLRYAQLCDVAGPRPSDMAEILRQARNERRFPGEGDCDLLGLLKALPTNIPLSLEIPTVKLLEQGVSGLKRAQMAIDRTRELLARL; this is encoded by the coding sequence ATGAGTGAACGAATCCTCTCATTGGCCAGCCTTACCGTGCTGGAGTTATCGCCACCGCAAATGGTCGAAGTCGCTGCACGTGCTGGTTACAGCCATGTTGGCCTGCGTCTGGAACCGGCAACACCTGAGGAATATCACTTCCCGTTGGTCGCCGATGGTGATTTGCGGCGGCAGACGTTGGCACAGTTGCGGGATACCGGAATTCGCGTGCTCGACGTGGAAATCCTGCGTCTGAAGCCGCAAACCGACGTCGCCGATTTCGAGAAACTTCTTACGGTCGGTGCGGAATTTGGCGCTACCGAATTGCTGGTTGCCGGTAACGATCCTGACGAACAGCGGCTCACCGATAACTTTGCGGCGCTGTGCGATCTGGCCGCGCCTTACGGGTTGCACCCGCATCTGGAGTTCATGCCCTGGACCGATGCGCGCAACCTCGAACAAGCGCTGCGCATTGTCGAGAACGCTGATCGGGAAAACGCTGCGGTGCTGGTTGATGCGTTCCACTTTGATCGTTCGGCGTCACGCTTGGAGGATCTGGCAGAAGTGTCGGTGTCGCGCCTGCGTTATGCACAGTTATGTGATGTCGCGGGGCCGCGACCGTCAGACATGGCCGAGATCTTGCGTCAGGCGCGCAACGAGCGGCGGTTTCCCGGCGAGGGCGATTGCGATCTGCTCGGGTTGTTGAAAGCGCTGCCGACTAATATTCCACTGAGTCTGGAAATTCCCACGGTGAAACTGCTCGAGCAGGGCGTGAGCGGATTAAAGCGAGCGCAGATGGCGATCGACAGAACCCGGGAATTGTTGGCGCGGCTGTAA